A region from the Streptomyces lydicus genome encodes:
- a CDS encoding DUF317 domain-containing protein: MALDTARPGFATTVGALRLRSWKLGAGQPMEVIDQFTAADFTHIVDDRADVHVSSRDGRFYLGYFPNGRPGGADEDWVTGEGWVIAVTGTAKVPGYRMSFGTETPAEIIAGVVADVLATSQPL, encoded by the coding sequence GTGGCTTTGGATACGGCGCGACCCGGGTTCGCCACCACGGTCGGGGCCCTGCGGCTCCGCTCGTGGAAGCTCGGCGCCGGCCAGCCGATGGAGGTCATCGACCAGTTCACGGCGGCCGATTTCACCCACATCGTGGACGACCGGGCCGACGTCCACGTCAGCTCGCGTGACGGCCGGTTCTACCTCGGCTACTTCCCGAACGGCCGGCCGGGCGGAGCCGACGAAGACTGGGTGACGGGCGAGGGCTGGGTGATCGCCGTCACCGGCACCGCGAAAGTCCCCGGATACCGGATGTCCTTCGGTACGGAGACACCAGCGGAGATCATCGCTGGTGTCGTGGCCGATGTCCTGGCCACCTCCCAGCCCCTGTGA
- a CDS encoding IS110 family transposase — MPKFWCGIDWSESLNDVAVIDESGELVAHTRVEATPEGVKEILALLRGLRTSHTHSRKQVPVAIETPHGLLVAALRAKDQPVIVLHAGTVARYRGRISPARKKSDRTDAALLANIVRTDGAWHRPMPRTSQEAMAVTVLARAQRKAVHTRQYHRNQLRSLLRDFYPAALEAWQDLPHGIVRAEARALLALAPTPGKARELRKRHIADTIAAAGRTRLVDDHAERLRAVFQHHHLRHPPHIEEAMGQQVQAALALLNQACASAEYLTEAATTAFHAHPHAEIYASFPGCGSLIGARLLGEIGDDPDRFTVRGLRAYAGAAPLTWESSSSRVVTHRRMANSHLKEIGHIWAFATLTRSPGCRAHYDRRREQGDRYAAALRNLYGRLLSCLHFCLKNSTTYRDETAFPGGCE, encoded by the coding sequence GTGCCGAAGTTTTGGTGCGGTATCGACTGGTCGGAATCGCTGAATGACGTGGCGGTGATCGATGAGAGCGGTGAATTGGTCGCGCACACCAGGGTGGAGGCGACGCCGGAGGGGGTGAAGGAGATCCTCGCCCTTCTGCGCGGCCTGCGTACGAGCCACACCCACAGCCGCAAGCAGGTGCCGGTGGCCATCGAAACGCCCCACGGTCTGCTGGTTGCCGCCCTGCGTGCCAAAGACCAGCCGGTCATTGTCCTGCACGCCGGTACGGTGGCCCGCTACCGCGGGCGCATCAGCCCGGCCCGCAAGAAGAGCGACCGCACCGACGCGGCCCTGCTGGCCAACATCGTGCGCACCGACGGGGCCTGGCACCGGCCGATGCCTCGGACCTCCCAGGAGGCGATGGCGGTCACGGTCCTTGCCCGGGCGCAGCGCAAGGCAGTGCACACCCGCCAATACCACCGCAACCAACTACGCAGCCTGCTGCGCGATTTCTACCCGGCGGCACTGGAGGCGTGGCAGGACCTCCCTCACGGCATCGTGCGGGCCGAGGCCCGCGCCCTGCTGGCACTCGCGCCCACCCCCGGCAAGGCGCGCGAGTTGCGCAAGCGGCACATCGCCGACACGATCGCCGCCGCCGGCCGCACCCGGCTCGTCGATGACCACGCTGAGCGCCTGCGAGCCGTCTTTCAGCACCATCACCTGCGCCACCCGCCCCACATCGAAGAGGCCATGGGCCAGCAGGTCCAAGCCGCGCTCGCCCTCCTGAACCAGGCATGCGCGTCGGCCGAGTACCTGACCGAGGCCGCCACGACGGCGTTCCACGCACACCCGCACGCCGAGATCTACGCCTCGTTCCCCGGCTGCGGCTCCCTCATCGGTGCCCGGCTGCTCGGGGAGATAGGCGACGACCCGGACCGGTTCACCGTTCGCGGCCTGCGCGCCTACGCGGGAGCCGCGCCGCTGACGTGGGAGAGCAGTTCGAGCCGGGTGGTCACCCACCGCCGGATGGCGAACTCCCACCTCAAAGAGATCGGCCACATCTGGGCCTTCGCCACCCTGACCCGGTCACCCGGCTGCCGCGCGCACTACGACCGCCGCCGCGAGCAGGGCGACCGCTATGCCGCAGCTCTGCGCAACCTGTACGGGCGCCTGCTGTCCTGCCTGCACTTCTGCCTGAAGAATTCCACGACCTACCGGGATGAAACCGCGTTCCCCGGCGGTTGTGAATAG
- a CDS encoding relaxase/mobilization nuclease domain-containing protein, protein MIPRVHDMGTRTIGLLYYLYGPGTHEEHIDPHLVAAWDGLAPDPGRDPKTTYGDLQRLLDQPVMALPAGARPAEHVWHLSVRAAPEDPVLTDEQWADIARRMVAATGIAPEGDDAACRWAAVRHADDHIHIIATVVREDGRQARIRQDGKRSQEEARKIEVDYGLRRLNTGDGTAAKRPTSAERHKAERQGKKRPPREELRETVRHAAAGVASEQEFFDRLAAAGLLIRQRVAPSGDLLGYKVALPDDRNEDQEPIYYSGSTLAPDLSLPRIRERFSANASGHDRDAATDRSSGPARVSPSTARRKATTAVWQAVLVLDQDDDGQITAQLAAAGEVLDALAKTSAAHTRSELREAAWAFERASRSHVRAERGHDRALRQAARDLVYGGPALGRGEDGATTAMVIDMLFFLVTAAAHWHGKKAHAQQAAAARQAAEHLRAAYQSAAPMHLAVLHQRGRRLSQPMQRKQTAYLRQAMPELAEQILTEQGWHALAATLADAESAGLDPAALLAEAAERRELDTAGSISDVLVWRLRRMADLPADASAVAEHASAAAEPTATRGTAQRPEHGNDRSPKSR, encoded by the coding sequence ATGATCCCCCGCGTCCACGACATGGGCACCCGCACCATCGGCCTGCTGTATTACCTGTACGGGCCCGGCACGCACGAGGAGCACATCGACCCCCACCTCGTCGCGGCCTGGGACGGCCTGGCCCCTGACCCGGGCCGTGACCCCAAGACCACCTACGGCGACCTGCAGCGTCTGCTCGACCAGCCCGTCATGGCTCTGCCCGCAGGCGCCAGGCCCGCCGAGCACGTATGGCACCTCTCCGTTCGCGCTGCCCCCGAGGACCCGGTCCTCACCGACGAGCAGTGGGCCGACATCGCCCGCCGCATGGTCGCCGCCACCGGCATCGCCCCCGAAGGCGACGATGCCGCCTGCCGCTGGGCGGCCGTCCGCCACGCCGACGACCACATCCACATCATCGCCACCGTCGTCCGCGAGGACGGCCGCCAGGCCCGCATACGCCAGGACGGCAAACGCTCCCAGGAGGAAGCACGCAAGATCGAAGTCGACTACGGCCTACGCCGGTTGAACACCGGCGACGGAACCGCAGCCAAGCGCCCCACCAGCGCCGAACGCCACAAAGCCGAGCGCCAGGGAAAGAAGCGCCCACCGCGCGAGGAGCTGCGGGAAACCGTGCGCCACGCCGCAGCCGGCGTCGCCAGCGAGCAGGAGTTCTTCGACCGCCTGGCAGCCGCCGGCCTGCTGATCCGCCAGCGCGTCGCGCCCTCCGGCGATCTGCTCGGCTACAAGGTCGCGCTGCCCGACGACCGCAACGAGGACCAGGAGCCCATCTACTATTCGGGCTCCACCCTCGCGCCCGACCTCTCCCTGCCCCGCATCCGCGAGCGGTTCTCCGCCAACGCCTCCGGCCACGACCGCGACGCCGCCACGGACCGTTCCTCCGGCCCGGCGCGGGTCAGCCCCTCGACCGCGCGGCGGAAGGCGACGACGGCGGTCTGGCAGGCCGTGCTGGTCCTCGACCAGGACGACGACGGGCAGATCACCGCGCAGCTCGCCGCGGCCGGTGAAGTCCTCGACGCGCTCGCCAAGACCTCGGCGGCGCACACCCGCAGCGAACTTCGAGAAGCTGCCTGGGCGTTCGAGCGGGCCTCCCGCTCCCACGTTCGTGCCGAGCGGGGTCACGACCGTGCCCTGCGCCAGGCCGCCCGTGACCTCGTCTACGGCGGGCCGGCGCTCGGCCGCGGAGAAGACGGCGCCACCACCGCGATGGTCATCGACATGCTGTTCTTCCTGGTCACCGCCGCCGCCCACTGGCACGGGAAGAAGGCGCACGCCCAGCAGGCCGCTGCCGCCCGCCAGGCCGCCGAGCACCTGCGCGCCGCCTACCAGAGCGCCGCACCCATGCACCTGGCCGTCCTGCACCAGCGCGGCCGGCGTCTGTCCCAGCCCATGCAGCGCAAGCAGACCGCCTACCTGCGTCAGGCGATGCCCGAGCTGGCCGAGCAGATCCTGACCGAGCAGGGGTGGCACGCCCTAGCCGCCACGCTCGCCGATGCCGAGAGCGCCGGCCTCGACCCGGCCGCACTCCTGGCCGAAGCAGCTGAGCGGCGGGAGTTGGACACCGCCGGCTCGATCAGCGACGTGCTCGTCTGGCGGCTGCGGCGGATGGCTGATCTGCCCGCCGACGCATCCGCCGTGGCCGAGCACGCCTCCGCTGCCGCCGAGCCCACCGCCACCCGCGGTACCGCACAGCGTCCGGAGCACGGCAACGACCGTTCCCCCAAGTCCCGCTGA
- a CDS encoding DUF317 domain-containing protein, whose product MYPHHPLDPSHPNSPDPTYWVTPRHLAGDDDALAERIGDTLTGLGWRMWPTSRNTLLYVSPDGLRGAEWILAAYPFELGGLPVAWQLSARPHPASAMTEWNAYFTAGVPHEALTDLLLALDAHQAPDTGFEGAEAVLTALTARGWLRDLDRPRTTATDPGFCASVSLETLPSLVHDADPRDDLLGWQAWAEPVLGAPYLWCAGFSASVPHELVAAFASSLAAPGPVPRRTLPQGAKDRLTVIRRS is encoded by the coding sequence CTGTACCCGCATCACCCCCTCGATCCCTCCCACCCCAACTCGCCGGACCCCACATACTGGGTCACCCCGCGCCACCTGGCCGGCGATGACGACGCCCTCGCCGAGCGGATCGGCGACACCCTCACCGGGCTCGGCTGGCGCATGTGGCCGACATCTCGCAACACCCTGCTCTATGTGAGCCCGGACGGGCTGCGCGGCGCCGAGTGGATCCTCGCCGCATACCCGTTCGAGCTGGGCGGACTCCCGGTGGCCTGGCAGCTGTCGGCGCGCCCCCACCCCGCCTCGGCCATGACCGAGTGGAACGCCTACTTCACCGCAGGCGTCCCCCACGAGGCGCTCACCGACCTCCTGCTCGCGCTCGACGCCCACCAGGCACCCGACACTGGGTTCGAGGGAGCGGAGGCGGTGCTCACCGCGCTCACCGCGCGAGGTTGGCTGCGCGATCTGGACCGACCGCGCACCACTGCCACGGACCCCGGCTTCTGTGCCAGCGTCTCCTTGGAGACGCTGCCGTCGCTCGTCCACGACGCCGACCCGCGTGATGACCTCCTGGGGTGGCAGGCGTGGGCGGAGCCCGTGCTCGGAGCACCGTACCTGTGGTGCGCCGGCTTCAGCGCGAGCGTCCCGCACGAACTGGTCGCGGCCTTCGCCTCCTCGCTCGCTGCCCCCGGTCCGGTACCGCGCCGCACGCTGCCGCAGGGCGCGAAGGACCGTCTCACCGTCATCCGCCGCAGCTGA